In uncultured Bacteroides sp., the following proteins share a genomic window:
- a CDS encoding DUF3098 domain-containing protein, producing MDKKKFAFDKTNFILLAVGMLVVILGFILMTGSSTTETAFQPDIFSVRRIKVAPVVCFFGFIFMIYGVVRKPKAE from the coding sequence ATGGACAAAAAGAAATTTGCCTTTGATAAGACTAACTTTATCTTACTGGCAGTAGGAATGCTCGTTGTTATTTTAGGTTTCATTTTAATGACAGGCTCTTCAACGACAGAAACGGCTTTCCAACCAGACATTTTCAGTGTGCGCAGAATAAAGGTGGCTCCGGTAGTTTGTTTCTTCGGATTCATTTTTATGATTTATGGAGTTGTACGTAAACCCAAAGCTGAGTAA
- a CDS encoding undecaprenyl-diphosphate phosphatase gives MGDLTLLQTILIAIVEGLTEFLPVSSTGHMIIAQSMLGVQSTEFVKAFTVIIQFGAILSVVVLYWNRFFKLNKCKIIDKQAVYNKPFFERIVVYLKRFIYKFDFYWKLLIAFIPAAVIGFIFSDKIDKLLESVEVVAIMLVIGGVFMLFVDKIFTKVDESKGLTEKKALSIGFFQCIAMIPGVSRSMATIVGGMAQKMSRKTAAEFSFFLAVPTMFAATAYKLLKLFMQPNGIEILTQNVGALIIGNVVAFIVALLAIKFFISFVTKYGFKAFGYYRIIVGGIILVMILLGHNLEVV, from the coding sequence ATGGGAGACTTAACATTATTACAAACCATTCTTATTGCAATTGTTGAAGGGTTAACAGAATTTCTTCCGGTATCTTCTACCGGACACATGATCATTGCACAAAGTATGCTGGGAGTGCAGAGCACCGAGTTTGTAAAGGCATTTACAGTCATTATTCAGTTTGGAGCAATCCTATCTGTAGTAGTTCTTTATTGGAACCGTTTTTTTAAATTGAATAAGTGTAAAATCATTGATAAACAGGCTGTATATAATAAACCTTTTTTTGAAAGGATTGTTGTTTATCTCAAAAGATTCATCTATAAGTTTGATTTCTATTGGAAGCTTTTAATAGCCTTTATTCCTGCAGCTGTAATCGGTTTTATTTTTAGCGATAAAATTGATAAACTACTGGAAAGCGTAGAGGTTGTTGCAATCATGCTTGTAATTGGTGGAGTGTTTATGCTCTTCGTTGATAAGATCTTTACCAAAGTAGATGAGAGCAAAGGCTTGACAGAAAAGAAAGCATTGAGTATAGGGTTCTTCCAATGTATTGCTATGATACCGGGAGTATCTCGTTCAATGGCTACCATTGTAGGTGGTATGGCGCAAAAGATGTCGAGAAAGACTGCAGCCGAGTTTTCTTTTTTCCTTGCCGTTCCAACTATGTTTGCAGCTACAGCATATAAACTGCTGAAGCTTTTTATGCAGCCCAACGGAATAGAGATTTTAACTCAGAATGTAGGTGCACTCATTATTGGAAATGTAGTGGCTTTTATTGTAGCATTGCTTGCTATCAAATTCTTTATCAGCTTTGTGACTAAATACGGATTCAAAGCTTTCGGATATTACCGAATCATTGTGGGAGGAATCATCTTGGTGATGATATTATTAGGACATAATTTAGAAGTCGTTTAA
- the metK gene encoding methionine adenosyltransferase codes for MGYLFTSESVSEGHPDKVADQISDAVLDELLAYDPSSKVACETLVTTGQVVLAGEVKSEAYVDLQEVARGVINKIGYTKGEYMFEGNSCGVFSAIHEQSADINRGVEREDPMNQGAGDQGMMFGYATNETENYMPLSLDLAHKILYILAKIRREEKVMTYLRPDAKSQVTIEYDDNGKPVRIDTIVVSTQHDDFIKPENDSPEAQLKADEEMLSIIREDVIKVLMPRVFASIHNRKILDLFNGAITYHVNPTGKFVIGGPHGDTGLTGRKIIVDTYGGKGAHGGGAFSGKDPSKVDRSAAYAARHIAKNLVAAGVADEILVQISYAIGVARPINIYVDTYNRSNVNITDGEIAKKIDKIFDLRPKAIEDRLKLRNPIYSETAAYGHMGRTPKVVTKSFHSRYLEDKTMEVELFTWEKLDYIDIVKEEFGL; via the coding sequence ATGGGATATTTATTCACATCCGAATCGGTGTCTGAAGGACACCCCGACAAAGTAGCCGATCAAATATCGGATGCTGTGCTTGATGAACTATTGGCTTACGATCCAAGTTCTAAAGTAGCTTGCGAAACTCTCGTTACCACCGGACAGGTAGTACTTGCGGGTGAAGTGAAATCTGAAGCGTATGTAGACCTGCAGGAAGTTGCTCGTGGCGTAATCAACAAGATTGGTTATACCAAAGGCGAGTATATGTTCGAAGGAAACTCATGCGGTGTATTTTCTGCCATTCACGAACAGTCTGCCGACATTAACCGTGGTGTAGAACGTGAGGACCCAATGAATCAGGGTGCCGGCGACCAGGGAATGATGTTTGGTTATGCAACCAACGAAACAGAAAACTATATGCCATTGTCTCTTGACCTTGCGCATAAAATACTATACATTCTGGCTAAAATCAGAAGAGAAGAGAAGGTAATGACTTATCTTCGTCCGGATGCTAAGAGCCAGGTTACAATTGAATATGATGATAATGGAAAACCTGTGCGTATTGACACTATCGTTGTATCTACTCAGCACGATGATTTCATTAAACCAGAGAATGATTCTCCTGAAGCTCAGTTAAAGGCTGACGAAGAGATGCTGTCTATTATCCGCGAGGATGTAATTAAAGTGTTGATGCCAAGAGTATTTGCTTCTATTCATAATAGAAAGATCTTAGACTTGTTCAACGGTGCTATTACTTATCACGTTAATCCTACAGGAAAGTTCGTTATTGGCGGACCTCACGGAGACACAGGATTAACAGGACGTAAGATTATCGTTGATACTTATGGCGGTAAAGGTGCTCACGGTGGTGGTGCTTTCTCAGGAAAAGACCCTAGTAAGGTAGACCGTAGTGCAGCTTATGCAGCACGTCACATTGCAAAGAACCTTGTTGCTGCCGGAGTAGCTGACGAGATTCTTGTTCAGATATCTTATGCTATTGGTGTGGCTCGTCCTATCAACATCTATGTAGATACCTACAACCGTAGCAATGTGAACATCACTGACGGTGAAATTGCCAAGAAAATTGATAAGATATTCGATCTTCGTCCAAAAGCTATTGAAGACCGTTTAAAGCTTCGTAATCCTATCTATTCAGAAACTGCTGCTTACGGACACATGGGACGTACTCCTAAGGTAGTTACCAAGAGCTTCCACTCACGTTATCTTGAAGATAAGACCATGGAAGTTGAGTTATTCACTTGGGAAAAGCTTGATTACATTGATATAGTAAAAGAAGAATTCGGTTTATAA
- a CDS encoding alginate export family protein: protein MKVLGKRCFWITVAATVCACKMNAQTVAIDGEFRPRAEYRDGFGAPLPENNDPGIFAFQRTRLGANFSSAILKTQFTIQDTRSFGKTSPNSEIATLGVYEAWAEMLLMPGLSVKVGRQAISYDDNRLLSASNWSNTGNSHDLALFKYNVNDFQGHLGFAYNNASAISSETVYSTSKYRYLGFLWLSKGLAKGLTLTAIGVDQGVQPTSDATKYGTKINMNHGYTYGGNLKYSNESCPFSALGTTYFQGGKNQTGDDMSGYMAAVKLSYKISPVFAASLGTDYLSGDDNKTDGKQKNFSKLYGANHSFNGSMEYWSTPLNEGLLDYYGSVNAKINKKTSIEGTFHAFSTGKDMTNKGASIGKSLGSELDICFNYKMNEWTNFQAGWSTYFANDNTRIAKGMTADAKTRFPQWGYVMLTVSPSYLKSIFTDK, encoded by the coding sequence ATGAAGGTATTAGGTAAAAGATGTTTTTGGATAACAGTTGCTGCCACTGTCTGTGCGTGTAAGATGAATGCACAGACAGTAGCTATTGATGGCGAGTTCAGGCCCAGAGCCGAGTATAGAGATGGATTTGGTGCTCCACTACCGGAGAATAATGATCCGGGTATTTTTGCATTTCAGCGGACACGTTTGGGAGCAAACTTCTCCTCCGCCATATTAAAAACTCAGTTTACCATTCAGGATACCCGTTCTTTTGGTAAGACTTCTCCAAACTCAGAAATTGCCACTCTTGGAGTTTACGAAGCCTGGGCGGAGATGTTGCTGATGCCTGGCTTATCAGTGAAAGTTGGAAGGCAGGCAATTTCATACGATGACAACAGATTGCTCTCTGCATCTAACTGGAGCAATACCGGCAACTCTCACGATCTGGCATTATTCAAGTATAATGTGAACGACTTTCAGGGACATTTAGGATTTGCATACAATAATGCTTCGGCCATTTCCTCGGAAACGGTTTACTCTACCTCCAAATATCGGTATTTGGGATTCCTTTGGTTATCAAAAGGATTAGCTAAGGGGCTTACATTAACCGCCATTGGTGTTGATCAGGGTGTACAGCCTACAAGTGATGCAACTAAATACGGGACAAAGATTAATATGAATCACGGTTATACCTATGGTGGCAACCTGAAATACAGTAACGAAAGTTGTCCGTTCTCTGCCTTAGGTACTACTTATTTTCAGGGCGGAAAGAACCAGACCGGTGATGATATGAGTGGCTATATGGCGGCTGTAAAACTGAGTTATAAAATATCGCCTGTCTTTGCTGCCAGCCTTGGAACCGATTATTTATCGGGAGATGATAACAAAACTGATGGCAAGCAGAAGAACTTTAGCAAACTGTATGGTGCAAACCACAGCTTTAATGGTTCAATGGAGTATTGGTCGACTCCTCTGAATGAGGGCTTACTTGATTACTACGGCAGTGTAAATGCCAAAATAAATAAGAAAACCAGCATAGAAGGCACCTTCCATGCATTCAGTACAGGCAAGGATATGACAAACAAAGGAGCAAGCATAGGTAAGTCTCTTGGTTCGGAACTCGATATTTGCTTTAACTATAAAATGAATGAATGGACAAACTTTCAGGCCGGCTGGAGTACCTACTTTGCCAACGACAATACCCGTATAGCAAAGGGGATGACTGCCGATGCCAAAACCCGCTTTCCACAATGGGGATATGTGATGCTCACCGTCTCTCCTTCTTATCTCAAATCTATATTTACCGATAAATAA
- a CDS encoding LysR family transcriptional regulator has product MDRSTFSLDAIVTIYRDNEVFVGQSQYRLLKQILADGSINAAAKNLKMSYQHAWHLIDKINRLSPIPMVIRQKGGKDGGGCSISPYGMKVLETYAMREIEIIKLLEQTNSELESCFF; this is encoded by the coding sequence ATGGACCGTTCAACATTCTCATTGGATGCCATTGTAACCATATACCGGGACAACGAAGTCTTCGTCGGCCAAAGCCAGTACCGGCTATTGAAACAGATCTTAGCAGACGGTTCCATTAATGCAGCGGCAAAGAATCTGAAGATGTCTTACCAGCATGCATGGCATCTTATTGACAAGATAAACCGTCTTTCGCCTATTCCTATGGTAATAAGGCAGAAGGGGGGAAAAGATGGAGGAGGTTGCAGTATAAGTCCGTACGGAATGAAGGTTCTGGAAACCTATGCCATGCGTGAAATTGAAATCATCAAACTATTGGAACAGACGAACAGCGAATTGGAAAGCTGTTTTTTTTAA
- the queA gene encoding tRNA preQ1(34) S-adenosylmethionine ribosyltransferase-isomerase QueA produces the protein MKLSQFKFKLPEDKIALHPTRYRDESRLMVLHKKTGEIEHREFKNLLDYFDDKDVFVFNDTKVFPARLYGNKEKTGARIEVFLLRELNEELRLWDVLVDPARKIRIGNKLYFGDDDSMVAEVIDNTTSRGRTLRFLYDGPHEEFKKALYALGETPLPHTIVNRPVEPEDEERFQSIFAKNEGAVTAPTASLHFSRELMKRMEIKGIDFAFVTMHAGLGNFRDIDVEDLTKHKMDSEQMFVSEKAVKIVNEAKDANRNICAVGTTVMRAIESTVSTDGHLKPFEGWTNKFIFPPYEFTVANSMISNFHMPLSTLLMIVAAFGGYDFVMDAYQTAIKEGYRFGTYGDAMLIID, from the coding sequence ATGAAACTATCACAATTTAAATTTAAGCTTCCTGAGGATAAAATCGCATTGCACCCTACAAGGTACAGAGACGAATCCCGTTTGATGGTTCTTCATAAGAAGACTGGTGAAATTGAACATAGAGAGTTTAAAAATCTCTTAGATTATTTTGATGATAAGGATGTTTTTGTTTTCAATGACACTAAAGTATTCCCTGCCCGTCTTTACGGAAACAAGGAAAAGACCGGTGCACGCATTGAAGTATTCTTATTACGTGAGTTGAACGAAGAACTTCGTTTATGGGATGTATTAGTTGATCCTGCCCGTAAAATCAGAATTGGGAATAAACTATATTTCGGTGACGATGATTCTATGGTTGCTGAGGTTATTGACAACACAACTTCACGTGGACGTACTTTGCGTTTCCTTTATGACGGACCTCATGAGGAATTCAAGAAAGCACTTTATGCTCTTGGCGAGACTCCACTGCCTCATACCATTGTAAACCGTCCCGTTGAACCTGAAGACGAAGAAAGATTCCAATCTATCTTTGCTAAAAATGAAGGAGCTGTTACAGCACCAACAGCAAGTCTTCACTTTAGCCGCGAATTAATGAAGCGTATGGAGATTAAAGGAATAGACTTTGCATTTGTAACCATGCATGCCGGCCTTGGTAACTTCCGCGATATTGACGTAGAAGACCTTACTAAACATAAAATGGACTCAGAGCAAATGTTTGTGTCTGAAAAAGCTGTTAAAATAGTAAATGAAGCAAAAGATGCTAACAGAAATATCTGCGCAGTTGGAACTACTGTAATGAGAGCTATTGAAAGTACAGTGAGCACTGACGGACACTTGAAGCCTTTTGAAGGATGGACCAACAAATTTATCTTCCCTCCTTATGAATTCACCGTGGCCAATTCAATGATTTCCAATTTCCATATGCCTCTTTCTACATTGCTGATGATTGTTGCTGCATTTGGAGGATATGATTTTGTTATGGATGCTTATCAAACAGCAATAAAAGAAGGATATCGCTTCGGTACTTACGGAGATGCAATGTTGATTATTGATTAA
- the truB gene encoding tRNA pseudouridine(55) synthase TruB codes for MNFIEGEVLYFNKPLTWTSFNLVAKVKYPLLRKLRIKKLKVGHAGTLDPLATGVMIICTGKATKRIEEFQYQTKEYIASIKLGATTPSYDLEKEIDATYPTEHISRELVEETLKKFIGSIEQIPPAFSACKIDGERAYELARAGKEVELKPKTLVIDEIELLECNLPEIKIRVVCSKGTYIRALARDIGEALNSGAHLTGLIRTRVGDVKLEHCMEIENFVEWLDKQEIEVN; via the coding sequence ATGAACTTTATTGAAGGAGAAGTATTATACTTCAACAAGCCACTGACGTGGACTTCTTTTAATCTCGTGGCAAAGGTGAAATATCCTCTGCTGAGAAAACTTAGAATAAAAAAACTTAAAGTAGGACATGCCGGAACTCTTGATCCGCTGGCTACAGGTGTAATGATTATATGCACAGGGAAAGCAACCAAGCGAATTGAAGAATTTCAGTATCAGACAAAAGAATATATCGCTTCAATCAAGCTGGGAGCAACAACTCCTTCCTATGATCTGGAGAAAGAGATTGACGCTACTTACCCCACGGAACATATTAGCCGTGAATTGGTAGAAGAGACTCTGAAAAAGTTTATCGGAAGCATTGAACAGATTCCTCCTGCTTTCTCAGCTTGTAAGATAGATGGCGAAAGAGCTTACGAACTGGCCAGGGCCGGAAAAGAGGTAGAGCTGAAACCGAAGACTTTAGTTATTGATGAAATTGAATTACTGGAGTGTAATTTACCTGAAATAAAGATTCGGGTAGTGTGCAGCAAAGGTACTTATATTCGTGCTTTGGCAAGAGATATTGGAGAGGCACTCAACAGCGGTGCTCATCTTACCGGACTTATCCGCACCCGTGTGGGAGATGTCAAGCTGGAACATTGCATGGAAATAGAGAATTTCGTGGAATGGCTGGATAAACAAGAAATAGAAGTAAACTAA
- a CDS encoding TOBE domain-containing protein, translating to MLLSARNTIKGKVIEIVPGIVTAKVKLDIGGGNTIVSVITVDSIGELNIKVGDEAYAIFKSTEVMIGI from the coding sequence ATGTTATTAAGCGCAAGAAACACAATTAAGGGTAAGGTAATAGAGATTGTTCCAGGTATAGTCACTGCAAAAGTTAAACTGGATATTGGTGGAGGAAATACTATTGTTTCAGTCATTACAGTGGACAGTATAGGAGAACTTAACATCAAGGTTGGAGACGAAGCATACGCTATATTCAAATCCACCGAAGTTATGATTGGCATTTAA
- the modA gene encoding molybdate ABC transporter substrate-binding protein, which produces MKRTIISVTLILVCILAQAQKVNVAAAANLRYVLEEIKVQYEKEHPKAKINITFGSSGTLVQQILNGASFDFFMAADNEFPLKLKAKGVAWGTMKTYAYGKLAIYSTSLDVTKGLSVLKDPAIKKIAIAKPETAPYGERSFELLKKMGLYESLKSKIVIGDNISQAAQFAFTGNAEIGFVALSLALAPEMKGKGKYYIVDPKLYTPVEQACILIKTAVRNTETSKFMTYVLSPRTKVYWEKYGYSVPR; this is translated from the coding sequence ATGAAAAGAACTATTATATCTGTGACACTGATACTGGTATGTATCCTTGCACAGGCTCAGAAAGTAAATGTGGCAGCAGCAGCCAACCTCCGTTATGTGCTGGAAGAAATTAAAGTACAGTACGAAAAAGAACATCCCAAGGCTAAGATCAATATCACTTTCGGAAGTTCGGGCACATTGGTTCAGCAGATTCTAAACGGTGCTTCCTTTGACTTTTTTATGGCTGCCGACAATGAATTTCCGTTGAAGCTTAAAGCAAAAGGGGTGGCATGGGGAACAATGAAGACATATGCCTACGGAAAACTGGCCATATACAGCACTTCGCTGGATGTTACTAAGGGACTTTCGGTATTGAAAGACCCGGCCATAAAGAAAATAGCCATAGCCAAACCGGAAACTGCTCCTTATGGTGAACGTTCATTCGAATTGCTTAAAAAGATGGGACTTTATGAATCACTGAAATCAAAGATTGTGATTGGCGATAATATCTCACAGGCAGCTCAGTTTGCCTTTACCGGTAATGCAGAGATTGGGTTTGTAGCTCTTTCACTTGCCCTGGCTCCGGAGATGAAAGGAAAAGGAAAATATTATATTGTAGATCCTAAACTTTATACTCCGGTAGAGCAGGCATGCATTCTTATAAAGACTGCGGTAAGAAACACCGAAACCAGCAAATTCATGACTTATGTTCTATCGCCAAGAACCAAAGTTTATTGGGAAAAGTATGGATACTCAGTTCCTCGTTAA
- the folK gene encoding 2-amino-4-hydroxy-6-hydroxymethyldihydropteridine diphosphokinase: MAMVYFGLGTNLGDKERNLYLAIEKIEERIGKVISQSAFYASEPWGFESANSFLNAVIGVETSLSPFQLLEETQLIEKEIGRNKKSVDGVYNDRLIDIDTLLYNDLILHTEKLDIPHPLMTERLFVMKPLCEIAPELVIPETGKTVQTICDDLSL; the protein is encoded by the coding sequence ATGGCAATGGTTTATTTCGGTTTAGGCACTAATTTGGGCGATAAAGAAAGAAACCTGTACTTAGCAATAGAAAAAATAGAAGAGCGGATAGGGAAAGTTATTTCCCAGTCCGCTTTTTATGCTTCTGAACCTTGGGGATTTGAATCCGCCAATTCTTTTCTCAATGCAGTTATCGGTGTAGAAACCTCACTTTCTCCATTTCAGCTTCTGGAAGAGACACAATTGATAGAGAAAGAGATTGGCAGAAACAAAAAATCTGTTGATGGCGTTTATAACGACAGATTGATTGACATCGACACACTTCTCTATAATGATTTGATATTACATACTGAAAAGCTGGATATTCCTCATCCTTTAATGACTGAACGCCTTTTTGTGATGAAGCCACTCTGCGAAATTGCACCGGAACTTGTTATCCCGGAAACCGGTAAAACAGTTCAGACAATCTGTGATGATTTATCTTTATGA